The following nucleotide sequence is from Bacillota bacterium.
AAACTTATTTCTGACCACGATTTTTTGATCAACACGGTCAAGCCCAATCTGGAAATGAAGTATCATATCTGTATCGGGAAGGAACAGTACCGCCTGTACCTGGTCAGGAATGAAACGTTGAGAATACGTCGCAAAATAGAAATGATCCAGGCTTCCTTGAATCGGGGAGAGGTTCCCGATCTGCAGAAGATAGAACAGAAACTGGACATCGAGCTGCAAAAATGGAAAGAAGAAGTCCTTGAGTTGCAGCGCAAAATAAAAGAAGCTCAAGAACGGGAAAAATTGTCCTGTCTATCTCCCGACGATTCCCGGGAACTCAGAAAGTTGTACCGGGAACTGGTCAAGAGGTTGCATCCCGACATCAACAAGAACCTTCCTGACAACTTGAAATACATATGGGCACGGGTTCTTGAAGCTTACAAAAACAGCGATCTGGAAGAATTGCAGGTGCTGGCGTCGTTTTTGCCGGAACAGGAAGAATCTGCTGCCGGTGCCTCTACAATGGAGCAGCTGTCCGCGGATATCGACAACCTTCGCGGGAAAATCGAGAGACTTCTGAAGACCCTTGCTACCATGCGGGATGAATTTCCATTCAACATGGAAAAAAAACTGGGGGATCCGGATTGGGTTGAAAAGGAGCAGAGAATGATTCGGAAAGAACTGAAAAGATATCAACTGCAGAAACAGACTTACAGTGCTTTTCTGGAGGACCTATTGAAACCCGATATTGACAAAAAAATTCATTGAGGGTGAACAGGCATGAGCCAGGAACTGGTCCCTTCCGACCGGGAAATGTGGCGTTTCATACAAAAATATTTTGACGGCGACACATCAATTGCTCCTTATGTACAGGAGATCTTTTTGATGGATTCCCATATTGCCGGAACCAGTCATCTGAGCCTTGAGGAAATCGAACCGGATCTTGAACCGGGCGACCCCCTGTTATTTCGCCGGGAACCGGATAATGAATATGACAGTCTGGCCATTGTTATCTTCGACAGGAAGGAAAGAAAATTGGGTTACCTCCCCCGGGAGAAGAATGAGGTGCTGGCGCGCATGATGGATGCCGGGAAAATGCTTTTTGGCAAACTTGAATCCAAGGAATGGAAAGGCAAGTGGCTGAAGATCAAGATCAGGATATTTTTGAGGGATCTCTGAAACAAAGCAGAAAATTTGCGATACACCCCAAAAATAATTGTTGAATTGTCAGCCTTTCATTCCCGTTCGGCCGCCAACCTGTTCGGGGCAGATCGTCATGTCCGGAACCTGGGATTTGAAATGGAATAAAAGGGACCGACATCTTTCTTCCGGGATCCTGTTCCAAAACAGGTAGAAACCACAAGGTATCGTACCATTACCCAACGGGGAAAAACATTTGTATTATTTGCGTTTTGCTCAAGGAGGGGATTCTTTATCGCCAGCTTACATATAATGATTTATGAATGAATGCTTTGATTCGGGGAGTGGCAGAATAAAGTTTTCCATTCAAAAAAGAGGTGGTTTTTCTGATAGAGGTGAACGTAAAGATGGTTGCCATGGACCGGGATCACAACTATATAGTTTTGTTGGCCGATAAAGAAGAGAAACTGATGCTTCCCATATGGATCGGGCCATATGAAGCCAGAGCCATCGCCATGCCCCTCGAGAACGAACGCCCACCCAGGCCCATGTCACACGATTTGATCAAATTGTGCTGTGAAAAAATGGAGGGCAAAATTGAAAAAGTGGTTATTACCGATATAACGCCACAGGGAACATACTACGCCGAGATATATCTTGCTTACGATGATGACCGCAAGATTATTGATTCAAGGCCCAGCGATGCCATTGCCCTGGCGCTGCGTTCGGATG
It contains:
- a CDS encoding restriction endonuclease, producing MSQELVPSDREMWRFIQKYFDGDTSIAPYVQEIFLMDSHIAGTSHLSLEEIEPDLEPGDPLLFRREPDNEYDSLAIVIFDRKERKLGYLPREKNEVLARMMDAGKMLFGKLESKEWKGKWLKIKIRIFLRDL
- a CDS encoding bifunctional nuclease family protein translates to MIEVNVKMVAMDRDHNYIVLLADKEEKLMLPIWIGPYEARAIAMPLENERPPRPMSHDLIKLCCEKMEGKIEKVVITDITPQGTYYAEIYLAYDDDRKIIDSRPSDAIALALRSDAPIYIMMKLVEFTLDPQNIIFERPDEEECH